A window of Phragmites australis chromosome 15, lpPhrAust1.1, whole genome shotgun sequence genomic DNA:
CATCATATTTAAACCGTTCATCTTTGATTAATGACTCAGATCTGCTTGAAGTCACCTAACCTCACAAATGAGTGAGATAAgattatctcaatttctattcGGAGATCGATGGCGCAGCTGGCGTGGTTTGCGAGGAACATGGCTAGATACCGGCCGGGGAAATGGGCAATGAAAGAACCAACTACCGGTTGGTACACCGCGAGCTGAATATATTCGTTCCTGACACACACTTACCCTTTTTTTTAGCGGAAGTTCCTGACACACTCTCGTGTGGATAAACGGAGTTTAGCGCCCCTAAATTAGCCGCAGATAAGTACAGAAACGatattgtatatatgtatgcgCTGTTGACATGGGCAAAAACTattatctctattttttcttttcttttcagaaTTTAGAAACTCCTGTCGATCTTTTCCAATGGGCCTGGATTCATTAGAAGTTTCAACCGATCTGTTACTTGTGCTGACTTGCTCACAGAAAGGACAGAGAATAGCCAAACCGTTTATATTTTAGCTTCATGTTACCACCAACTTATTCTAATTTGTCGTGTAGTATTTTGATGTGGGCATCCAGAAATCCTACTTGTCACACACTCGCACGATAGCAAGGCATCTCGCATGTTCCTCTTTCATGCGGCCGAGTTTGGTCCTCGATCTTGATTTCCCCATCATTCTCATTGTACATTGCCATTATGATCAAAACAtgctctctctatatatataagtTTCCGATTAGGTTAGAAGTGCACACCAGTTGAACAAAGGACCCATCATCACAGAATTATAAACGGAGTGCAAAACTTTCATGTGGTtagatttttctgaaatttatgcACATACCTAGAAACGTTGTACTTATGAGCATCTAGTTCATACCCCTCGCTTTCAATCCACCGCCAGTGTTATAGAAAATGTGATTACTACTAGTTTTAGAACCGATGTAATAGAGTTATCTATGTTGGTTTGTGTttcgaactgacagtgataatcaatCCTAAATTTGATATTTTGgggactatttttttttttgcactcaaGGAATAAATCCCGCTGCTTCCTACGGTTTTTCTGATTTGTGACGACCCCCACGGCTCCGGTGGTCACTCTCACTTGAATATAGCAAATTACGCGCTCATGCAATTTATAGGAGTCAAACATGGCCATAAATAATGGATATTTATCATATCTGGATACCCCAAGATGTTCCATAATCCTTGAAGCACATCTTTGTATCTGGGAAAAGGATCCCTGaaagaaaggaaactactcgCAGGTACTCAAGGTGTCCTATATTCGAGAAGGTCTATCTCCAAAAATAAGAGAGAGAGTCCAGAGGATGCATGAtaccactatatatatatatggaacatagggcccTGTGAGGGGAGGATGtattagtttcatcaaatttaatatcatatattttttcaatcaAACCGAAATTTTGGTTGTAGACATAATAAGCTTTATTTTGagaagaataaccaagtaagaaaTATTTATcacatttttttggaattttgataAACAAGTACCTTTCTTTAGAATATAGCATTTGCATTAAAATacctaaaaatataaaatatttgaTTTTCTTCCAATAAGGAGCTCATATAGAACATTCTTCAACAATCGGTGACAATATAACCTATTTGATGAATGACAAACGGTATTGATAGCTTCGGCTTAAAAATTATCCGAAACATCATATTCCAAAGCATTGATCTTGCCATATCAATAAGAGTTCGATTTTTCCTTTCAACTACTCTATTTTACTCTAGAGTGTATTTGGTCGAGAATTCATGTTTGACAcccttttcttcacaaaaattcTTAACCTTTTGTGTTCTTGCCATCATATTCCGAAATTACTCCATTTTACTTCAGAGTGTATTTGGCCGGgaattcatgtttgataccCTTTGATTggcaaaagaaaatgccctaTAATTATAACGTttccttgagctagccattttcatatttttcacaCATGCTTTTTCTAGCTTTgcaacatctttgtgactaaccttttcataactcaaataatcatgttagtccacaaatttcttattgtcattaattaccaaaacacgaaataggggcctagatgcttcagtCGACCAATGTTGGGGGCTTGCTACCTCCCCACATCGCCTCCGGAGGAGGTCACGACCAGGGCCTATGAAGGCTGCAACTTGGGAACCGCTGGTGGTGCTCCAGAAAGCCTGCAGGTAAGAAAGCTCTAGCACTAAACTGTCATTACCGTAAGAAAAGGATCTACGGTGCTTGCACATATTTGGACCGGTTCTTGATAAGGGATGGATTCACCAGGACTAAGAATGACGCAGGTATTTTAAGGGTCTTCTTGAGGGCGCCTCCACTAGTTCCCAAACCCGTAGGGACTGAGGGAGCACCACCGAAAGAACTAGTAGGGACAATGGTCTTCCCATGCTCTTGGACTGAAGGCTAAGACATGCTCAAAGTCAAGAATAATTCAGCCATAAAAACCTTGAGTAAAAGCTCAACTTACCAAGGTCAGGGCCGTCGTGTGTGACGTAATCAAGCGCCCAGCTAGCAGAGCCAGCGCTGGGTCAGCAGAGGCAAGGGGGGTAGGAGCTGCTCGTGTCTGTGGCCTAGGGTCACTTGCCAATGACTTAGCTCCTGCATCGTCATCTCCCTCCGGTTCTGCTTCGCTTCCAGAGGATGGGGCTTGCGATGAGGTGTTGTCACCTCTGATCTTGCTTGGGCCCGTACTGCCCATGATGAAAACATCATCCGAGTCCATAACAGGTGCCCCTGCATTATTAGCCTCTCGATCAGGCCGCCTGCGTCTAGGAACCTAACAAGCCTGCGACGACTATTACCCCGAGTACAGCTACTTAAAACAAGTATCAAGAAGGTCTAAGGTACTTACCAACAAGATCCCTACCCGAGCTTCAGGGTCCATATCTACGATGGGAACCAAGATGTCCTTGCGACTGGAAGAAGGGAtagcatcaaagaacaccttaacCTTCTTATCGGTGACGACTGATGAGTACACTGCAAGAAAAAACAATAGTCAATACGGATAAATCTTTTGGATCCCTTACATATGACTACTCGAGATCGGAAAGTATCTATCTCACCTTCTTGAGCCAGATCCAATCCGGTTGGGAAAAATCAAGCCCCGATAATCATTGATTTCAGAGGACTAAGGCGGTGCTTAATGAAGTCTTTGATGACGTCATACAACGCCGTTAAATTTCTCTCCTTCAGAAGAAAGGTCTCCATGTAATACAATCAATATATATAGCTGTAATATTAACCTGATAGAATTGTACGTATCAACTACCTATATAAAATGCATAGTGGAACCCAAAATGGGATCCGACACCCTGCTGCTTCACCAGCTTTCACTAATCGCTAGAGCTAATTAATTTTTTTGCCACCGTCAAGAGGTAGTTTTTCTATCATTTGAGTCTTCCTCATTTCCAATTCTTGCTGGAGTTGGTTCCACTACCGTCGAGCGCCACACCACCTTCAATTCCTCGCATCGGATGAACCACGCAGTCCACTGCCCTACTACAGCCCGTGGGTCATGGCTGGCCACATTATCATTGCCTTGCCACACAGCCGTGCCTCCGCTGCCACAACCGCCTTACATATACTTGACACGGTGACATGAACCCTTACTAGACGACGGTGTTGGCAGATATATCACGGGCATAGATTAGTACAACGAGCCACGGGAACACGAATCATGAGGTGAAAATCCTATGAAGGAGAATTTCAGTTGCCTAAGAAATAGCATTTCCAGATTATAAATCCAGTGTATATCTGCAAAATTTATATGTGAACTTTATTAAAGTACATCTCCTGCCATTTGCAATACAACATAACAACTCGACCATGTGAGAGCAACGAAAGAATGAAACAACACATGCTTCTAAAGAAACAAACGTAACAGACCAATAAGATACTATAGCTGCAACACGAACGATTATTAATTGCAAGTGGCAACGGTATGTCGCGGTCGCTGAAGTACTTGTGCTAGTTGACGACACGGCATGACTTCGTCCTGATCTCGCCGTTGGCGGCGGTCTTGACCTCGATTAGCGACATCTTCACCATGGCCTTGGCGAACTTCCTCTCCCACCTCCCGCGGATGAAGGCATTCTCGACAACCTTCCTCGCCGTCTGCCTCGACCTGAGCAGCGACGCGTCGGAGTTGAAGAGCACCTTGTGCTTGAGCACGTTCTTGTAGTACTGGTTGTCCAGCTTGTTGGGCGTCACGATGTCCTGCACCACCGTGGGGTCGTTGTTGAAGGTTGGGTTCGCCGGGCACTGCTTCTTCAGCACGGTGGCGAGGCCCCGGTTGATGTCGGAGGGCGGCGTGGAGATGCGGTCTGAGAAGGAAGAGCAGTGGGACCGTCCGATGGTGTGGGAGCCGGAGAGGACCACGAGGTCGTCCACGTTGAGCCCCTTGACCTTGAAGCTGGTGATGAGCTGCGAGAGGTTGAAGAACGGCGGGGGCAGGAAGGCGAGCGTCTCGTTTTCGAGCGACACGCGGCCGTCAAGGCGGCCCCCGGGGAGCGGGTAGTTAACCTTGTAGCcgctgaggaagaaggaggcGTCACGGCCGGCGTATTGGACGATATCAGCGCAGGAGACCTTGCCAGGGCAGACCCTCTCGAGCACCGCCTTGGCCTCGTCGACCACCTCGAAGCCACGCAGACTCGGGAAGTTGGGCGGGCCGAGCTTCTCCGGCCGGGGGTTCACCGGCGTCGGGTCGAGCAGGACGGACGCGTCACAGCCCTGCAACAACAACAGTAACAACAATGTTAGTACGCGCCCATGCATTCACGGTCAAACATGGTCAAATAGTAGTACGTGCCtggacgaagcagtcgtggaaggCCATGCGGATGAGACCGGCGCCGATGCCGGGGTTCATGCGGACGGCCTTGCCGACGACGCTCTTGACGATGTACTCCGCCGGGGGGCAGCTGCGGCTGTAGTACCCGTACTTGAGCCCCTGGCACGTCGCGGCCAGGAGCAGCACGCACGAGACCCAGATCGCAACCCTGGCCATCTCTTCCTCCTAGCTACCAACGGCAAGCTTGCAGCTCTAGCTGCCTCTGatgccggctaggaggctttgGAAGTGGAAGCTGCAGTGAGTTGGAGTCGCTCGACTGCGCGGCTATTTATACACCCGGAAGGCCGGAAGTCAGAGGGCAGAGGGTTCTCTAACCCAGCCCGGCCGGGATGCACGCGTTGGGAACATGCAGCCATGCAGGCGGCACAACTCGCTGCATTTTCTGAAACCAAACTCAACTCAGCATCTGATCGATCGCTCTGACTTCGTGCGCTACCAAACCATGTGGCCATCGCACTGTACGTACGAAGGATAAGCTTCTCTTCTGCCATCGCACGGTGCTTAATCTACTCTCCTGACAGGACGTCGCGCACATTCCCAACAATAATTCCGATGTTAATTAGGATCAATTCGTGCTGTGAGTCAAACGCTTTCAGTTAGTCACATGCTAAATACACATCGAATCACTGACATGTCAAAACGGTATTGCAGAGGATAGCAGCTTCTTCGTTCGAGCCCCGTAACATTGGAAGACGCGATTGGAAAACTAGGACGGCCCGGATGTTAGCTCTAGCTCCGAATTCTGTGTGCGGCACTTGGCACACGCATGCCCACAACGCAGAAGCACACTTTCTCCGGCCGCCGGTTCTTCTTCATTCCTGGAGGGACAGGAGAACATATCAAGAAAAGGAAGCTGAGTGGCGCGCCGACGTGCGTTAACAACGTAAGATCGCTAATTCCTTACGGGATCCATGCGACTTCCGCGATTAATGGTGAGGAAGTGGTATTAATCATATATCCTCTTGTTGCAAATTGCGTTGCTTACCGGCCGGTAGGTAGCTAGCTCGATGCATCGCCAATTCGCCATGCACATGTTCCTTGTTCTGTATGTAGATAGAAGGATGAGCGCAGAACGTAGCGTGGGAAGCTTCTATCGTGTAAGTAAATAAGTCATTATACAGGTGTAAAGTACATACCAGACCACTAGTACATGAGTGTCAGCTGCAGCTTAATATGTGTGATTATTATATACAGTACTAGTAGTAACTGTGGGCTAGTGCTGTGAAAGGATAGGATACTGCTGCATATATACCGCCGAGCTGGCTGCTCCATCAACCCCCTATGGTCAAAAAGTGATTGCTACGTTGTTCTGCACTGCTTTGTGGAATCTAGTTACCGGAGAGAACCTTTACCAACTTTAGTATGATATTTTTGTTAGACCATTCCAATCATATTCTCTTCCTAATTTCTTTTCctgttctcattttttttattttctcttatctctaacagctttcatttgaggggaatcgcgaagagaaaggagagagaatcccgtcctgaagagaatgaccCTGGAAATCCCGTcatgaagggaaccgtgaagaaaactgttggagcgctgaagggaacgagaatcccttcacgataaGAATCTCGCCCGCGAAGGAAAGCTGTTGGGCGTGGCCTTATGGCTACGAAATGTACTTTCTATACTAATAGAATCTCATTACCACGTAACTATTAAAAGCAGACGGTATATCACAGATAATTTATTAGGACTCATTACTAATAAAATATCCTTAGACGATTGCTTAGATAGATGTGTCGGTAACAAGACAATCGTCTCGATGTGACTTAACTTACATacgattttttataaatatatctgtttctatcatacaTACACATACGATATTTAGAAAAACTCATTTGTATCTATACAATAGACACAgacgaatttttttaaaattatttatacttaaATACCCGCgaacattttcaaatttgattgtTCGTCTCCCTAGACTCTTTTGGCTTCTTACGCACAACTCGTCTCTCCAAGTTCTTTTAGCTTTTTACACATATAACCCGCTCGTCTCCCCGCAATATAAAGCGATGAGGAGTATTTTTCTTTCTCAGTCGCCATCTTCTAATGTTCGTATCTTCCATAGCACTAAGATGCGTCTATCTCACTTGCCATCCTAACATCGGAGAAGCATGATCTCGAGGCCAAATCTATTTTACTGCATTAAGGTGAATATCATATGGTTCCCATCACGGTTTAGTTAAGGTTTGTTAGATTTTAATTGCTTTGATCTATGTAACTGATGGCAATGTCTTACTTTCGTCGTAAATCTGTAATAGCGCAGTTCACGACAATCGACTTCGGCCGGGTGGACTTTGTCTTTTTTGCTGCTATGAAGGCCCCCTACGTGGACTCTATGTATGATGTGAATTGCGTTCTTCATTATGTTCTTCTAGACAAAAATTTCTCCATTACTGCTCATCACAATTGAGACATTTTTATCAACTGCAAGACAGATTTGAACACGTATTTCTTGCTAAACCATGGCTGGTGGTTTGGCAGCAATCAGGATGACTGCGAGCTGCTTATTGGAGATGATGCTTAGGTTAATATTGTGCTGAAACACAAAAGGCTAAGACAATGTCTATTATCATGTTTTTCTAAAAGATAGCGTCGATCGACCCAAGTTTGTCGATCACTTTTCATCCTTCTGGAAAATGGTGTTGACATGATGTCTATTATCTCGTCCTTTTGAAAGACAGTGTCACCAACGATATATAAGTAGGGATTATGTTTAGCTAGCTATTTTATGTGTTCTAACAATGTGTGATGTATatctgtgtgatgttcttaactCTTATGATATGTAAATGCTCGTGTTTTGTATTCTGAACAGTGTAATCATGGTCTTTTTGAAAGATAGTGTCACCAATGATATATAAGTAGGGATTATGTTTAGCTAGCTATGTTTATGTGTTCTAATAATGTGTGATGTGCATCTGTGTGATGTTTTTAACCCTTATGATATGTAAAAACCCGTGTTTTGTATTCTGAACAATGTATGATGgatgttctgaacaatataTGATCGATGCTCTGAACAATATATCTCTATATTGTTTAATTTGTAAATCATAAAAGTGTGTATGTTATATCATGAGGGCAGCCACCtgaaagcaaatttgcttatatgggTGACACGGTCATAtagacatttttttaaaaaaaaactccactaTGACAATTAACACAGacgtgttttttttaaaaaaaagccgTCTGTGATCCTTATTGGTTTTACATAAATTTGTTTATGTATAATTCTATTATAGACGGTTCTAAAAATATCTATAATAAGATCGATATTACAGATATTTTTACAAAGATAAAATATATCACTGTTTGTGATATAATTTAAAATCCATATGTAATAACTCATAATGAGATAATATCTGATACTTATGTAGGGTCAGGCACATGACATAACCATACAGTGCC
This region includes:
- the LOC133892912 gene encoding peroxidase 2-like gives rise to the protein MARVAIWVSCVLLLAATCQGLKYGYYSRSCPPAEYIVKSVVGKAVRMNPGIGAGLIRMAFHDCFVQGCDASVLLDPTPVNPRPEKLGPPNFPSLRGFEVVDEAKAVLERVCPGKVSCADIVQYAGRDASFFLSGYKVNYPLPGGRLDGRVSLENETLAFLPPPFFNLSQLITSFKVKGLNVDDLVVLSGSHTIGRSHCSSFSDRISTPPSDINRGLATVLKKQCPANPTFNNDPTVVQDIVTPNKLDNQYYKNVLKHKVLFNSDASLLRSRQTARKVVENAFIRGRWERKFAKAMVKMSLIEVKTAANGEIRTKSCRVVN